A stretch of the Zeugodacus cucurbitae isolate PBARC_wt_2022May chromosome 6, idZeuCucr1.2, whole genome shotgun sequence genome encodes the following:
- the LOC105219352 gene encoding uncharacterized protein LOC105219352 isoform X1 translates to MESYELNNEDFRSWISSYGDLPIEVIQHIFSFLSFSDIQVAGRTCQRWREATFNCALSKKALIRFSKLCLSDRSPPAQDFIVSERPFRHYYFEEVNFGPIQNIMSHIGNSAEEIVFDNVDVGDKQFCAIMSHMVKIRSLTITRCSTLFMSGSFLDNNDDRLSLSSSFGRIQHLSLKDNQYLSDAILLRITEIMDNINTLDLSGCQIAYHNAIQRRFYPNDDDYAPSESILTFKIIIRILLMHRQTLHSLNISDTLIGAPSLVALNDVGFEGLQLQNLGLANCRQLNTLSLQTFLKNQRKLLTLDVSDTICVNDSCIDIIVKYLPLLQELNISSCINVTNNGASRLGELKKLKTLNVSRCDGIQSEGLIQGVASAKNETILNLQMAHLQVCEEAIMVIAKNLPELLVLNLAHCVNGVTDESVQCIIQNLRWLRDLSLENCFRITDVALTGINILQLPPNSQTSINNLQQHPLSSLSNRNGFNESNQSIKISLRSKAEEEIVRDAIRKKAMIAAYEMNLIGECDVEGYSIKQLQGLRSLNLGGCNKISDVSLKYGLKFVELQNLSLSNCQQISLIGIEQLVQDCPSIETLDLSDCESINDKAIQSITIHLTRLRALHINGCSQLTDHTLDAILVNCKNMQTLSVHRCRRIYTDIEERLSEMSTLRNLKLDNTPNLDNAFLLRLKKHLDY, encoded by the exons ATGGAATCATACGAATTAAATAATGAAGATTTTAGGAGCTGGATTTCCAGTTATGGTGATTTACCCATAGAG GTTATTCAACACATATTCAGTTTTTTAAGCTTCTCAGACATACAGGTAGCCGGAAGAACTTGTCAGCGATGGCGTGAAGCTACTTTTAATTGTGCATTGTCAAAAAAAGCGTTGATTCGATTTTCTAAACTTTGCCTTTCTGATAGAAGCCCACCTGCTCAAGACTTCATTGTCAGCGAAAGACCGTTCCGCCACTACTACTTTGAAGAAGTTAATTTTGGGCCAATACAAAACATTATGAGCCATATTGGGAATTCAGCAGAAGAAATAGTATTTGATAATGTCGATGTGGGTGACAAACAATTTTGTGCTATAATGAGTCACATGGTTAAAATACGTTCATTAACAATAACCCGTTGTTCGACGCTTTTCATGTCTGGTTCTTTTTTAGACAACAACGATGATCGCTTGTCTCTCAGCTCAAGTTTTGGCAGGATCCAACACCTTTCCCTAAAAGATAATCAGTACTTGTCAGATGCAATTTTGTTACGCATTACGGAAATTATGGATAATATTAATACGTTGGATTTATCTGGATGTCAAATTGCATATCACAACGCTATTCAACGTCGATTTTATCCCAACGATGACGACTACGCACCAAGTGAATCTATACTGACATTTAAGATCATTATACGAATATTATTAATGCATCGTCAGACTTTGCATAGCTTAAACATCAGCGATACATTGATAGGTGCTCCATCATTAGTTGCTTTAAACGATGTAGGATTTGAAGGGCTCCAATTACAAAATCTTGGACTTGCTAATTGTAGGCAATTAAACACTTTATCACTTCagacatttttaaaaaatcaaagaaagctATTGACACTTGACGTGTCGGACACAATTTGCGTTAATGATAGTTGTATAGatataattgtaaaatatcTTCCACTCCTACAAGAGCTTAATATTTCCAGTTGCATTAATGTTACAAATAATGGTGCGTCACGGTTAGGTGaacttaaaaagttaaaaacctTAAACGTTTCGCGCTGCGATGGAATACAGTCAGAAGGCCTAATTCAAGGTGTAGCATCGGCGAAGAATGAGACTATCTTGAATCTTCAAATGGCTCATTTGCAGGTATGTGAAGAAGCTATTATGGTTATAGCGAAAAATCTTCCAGAACTACTTGTTCTGAATTTAGCACATTGTGTGAATGGAGTTACCGATGAATCGGTTCAATGTATTATTCAGAACTTACGTTGGTTGCGGGACTTATCCTTGGAAAATTGTTTTCGC atcACTGACGTGGCACTTACTGGTATCAATATTTTGCAACTACCGCCCAACTCTCAGACTTCAATCAATAACCTTCAACAGCACCCACTTTCCTCATTATCCAATAGAAATGGCTTCAATGAATCGAATCAATCAATAAAGATTTCTTTAAGAAGTAAGGCTGAAGAAGAAATTGTACGAGATGCTATTAGAAAAAAGGCTATGATTGCAGCTTATGAAATGAACTTGATTGGAGAATGCGATGTTGAGGGCTACAGCATAAAACAACTACAAGGACTGAGGTCTCTAAACTTAGGTGGTTGCAATAAAATATCCGATGtttctttgaaatatggacTAAAATTTGtggaattacaaaatttatcgcTTTCGAATTGTCAACAAATTTCGCTCATCGGTATTGAGCAATTGGTGCAAGATTGTCCTTCAATAGAGACACTGGATTTATCGGATTGCGAAAGTATTAATGACAAAGCCATACAATCAATTACAATTCATCTTACTAGACTTCGAGCGTTACATATAAATGGATGCAGCCAGTTAACTGATCACACTTTAGACGCAATTTTAGTTAACTGCAAAAATATGCag ACACTCTCAGTACATCGTTGTCGCCGGATATATACTGACATTGAGGAGAGACTTTCAGAAATGTCTACGTTACGTAATTTAAAGTTAGACAATACACCAAATCTTGACAATGCTTTCTTACTTCGTTTGAAGAAACATCTTGATTACTGA
- the LOC105219352 gene encoding F-box/LRR-repeat protein 14 isoform X2 produces the protein MDNINTLDLSGCQIAYHNAIQRRFYPNDDDYAPSESILTFKIIIRILLMHRQTLHSLNISDTLIGAPSLVALNDVGFEGLQLQNLGLANCRQLNTLSLQTFLKNQRKLLTLDVSDTICVNDSCIDIIVKYLPLLQELNISSCINVTNNGASRLGELKKLKTLNVSRCDGIQSEGLIQGVASAKNETILNLQMAHLQVCEEAIMVIAKNLPELLVLNLAHCVNGVTDESVQCIIQNLRWLRDLSLENCFRITDVALTGINILQLPPNSQTSINNLQQHPLSSLSNRNGFNESNQSIKISLRSKAEEEIVRDAIRKKAMIAAYEMNLIGECDVEGYSIKQLQGLRSLNLGGCNKISDVSLKYGLKFVELQNLSLSNCQQISLIGIEQLVQDCPSIETLDLSDCESINDKAIQSITIHLTRLRALHINGCSQLTDHTLDAILVNCKNMQTLSVHRCRRIYTDIEERLSEMSTLRNLKLDNTPNLDNAFLLRLKKHLDY, from the exons ATGGATAATATTAATACGTTGGATTTATCTGGATGTCAAATTGCATATCACAACGCTATTCAACGTCGATTTTATCCCAACGATGACGACTACGCACCAAGTGAATCTATACTGACATTTAAGATCATTATACGAATATTATTAATGCATCGTCAGACTTTGCATAGCTTAAACATCAGCGATACATTGATAGGTGCTCCATCATTAGTTGCTTTAAACGATGTAGGATTTGAAGGGCTCCAATTACAAAATCTTGGACTTGCTAATTGTAGGCAATTAAACACTTTATCACTTCagacatttttaaaaaatcaaagaaagctATTGACACTTGACGTGTCGGACACAATTTGCGTTAATGATAGTTGTATAGatataattgtaaaatatcTTCCACTCCTACAAGAGCTTAATATTTCCAGTTGCATTAATGTTACAAATAATGGTGCGTCACGGTTAGGTGaacttaaaaagttaaaaacctTAAACGTTTCGCGCTGCGATGGAATACAGTCAGAAGGCCTAATTCAAGGTGTAGCATCGGCGAAGAATGAGACTATCTTGAATCTTCAAATGGCTCATTTGCAGGTATGTGAAGAAGCTATTATGGTTATAGCGAAAAATCTTCCAGAACTACTTGTTCTGAATTTAGCACATTGTGTGAATGGAGTTACCGATGAATCGGTTCAATGTATTATTCAGAACTTACGTTGGTTGCGGGACTTATCCTTGGAAAATTGTTTTCGC atcACTGACGTGGCACTTACTGGTATCAATATTTTGCAACTACCGCCCAACTCTCAGACTTCAATCAATAACCTTCAACAGCACCCACTTTCCTCATTATCCAATAGAAATGGCTTCAATGAATCGAATCAATCAATAAAGATTTCTTTAAGAAGTAAGGCTGAAGAAGAAATTGTACGAGATGCTATTAGAAAAAAGGCTATGATTGCAGCTTATGAAATGAACTTGATTGGAGAATGCGATGTTGAGGGCTACAGCATAAAACAACTACAAGGACTGAGGTCTCTAAACTTAGGTGGTTGCAATAAAATATCCGATGtttctttgaaatatggacTAAAATTTGtggaattacaaaatttatcgcTTTCGAATTGTCAACAAATTTCGCTCATCGGTATTGAGCAATTGGTGCAAGATTGTCCTTCAATAGAGACACTGGATTTATCGGATTGCGAAAGTATTAATGACAAAGCCATACAATCAATTACAATTCATCTTACTAGACTTCGAGCGTTACATATAAATGGATGCAGCCAGTTAACTGATCACACTTTAGACGCAATTTTAGTTAACTGCAAAAATATGCag ACACTCTCAGTACATCGTTGTCGCCGGATATATACTGACATTGAGGAGAGACTTTCAGAAATGTCTACGTTACGTAATTTAAAGTTAGACAATACACCAAATCTTGACAATGCTTTCTTACTTCGTTTGAAGAAACATCTTGATTACTGA